Proteins encoded together in one Kitasatospora albolonga window:
- a CDS encoding urocanate hydratase, whose translation MSGPRPVRAPRGSALSALGWQQEAALRMLQNNLDPEVAEHPDKLVVYGGTGKAARDWRSFDAMVRTLQTLKQDETMLVQSGRPVGVMQTHEWAPRVLIANSNLVGDWANWEEFRRLEQLGLTMYGQMTAGSWIYIGTQGILQGTYETFAAVAAKKFGGTLAGTITLTAGLGGMGGAQPLAVTMNDGVAICIDVDPRAIDRRIEHRYLDVRADSLEHALQLAVEARDARRPLSIGLLGNAAELLPRMLAEGAPVDIVTDQTSAHDPLAYLPLGVDFDDMATLAAEKPADFTQRARESMARHVEAMVGFMDAGAEVFDYGNSIRGEARLAGYDRAFDFPGFVPAYIRPLFCEGKGPFRWAALSGEASDIHKTDKAILDLFPENESLHRWITMAGERVHFQGLPARICWLGYGERDKAGERFNDMVASGELAAPLAIGRDHLDCGSVASPYRETEAMLDGSDAIADWPLLNAMVNVASGASWVSLHHGGGVGMGRSIHAGQVTVADGTKLAGEKIRRVLTNDPGMGVIRHVDAGYDIAESVAADKGVRVPMTEGN comes from the coding sequence ATGTCAGGACCCCGCCCCGTACGAGCGCCGCGCGGCAGCGCCCTCAGCGCCCTGGGATGGCAGCAGGAAGCCGCCCTGCGCATGCTCCAGAACAACCTGGACCCCGAGGTCGCCGAGCACCCCGACAAGCTCGTCGTCTACGGCGGCACGGGGAAGGCGGCCCGCGACTGGCGCTCGTTCGACGCGATGGTCCGTACGCTGCAGACGCTCAAGCAGGACGAGACGATGCTCGTCCAGTCGGGGCGGCCGGTCGGCGTCATGCAGACCCACGAGTGGGCGCCGCGCGTCCTCATCGCCAACTCCAACCTGGTCGGCGACTGGGCCAACTGGGAGGAGTTCCGCCGCCTGGAGCAGCTCGGTCTGACCATGTACGGCCAGATGACCGCCGGGTCCTGGATCTACATCGGCACCCAGGGCATCCTCCAGGGCACCTACGAGACCTTCGCCGCCGTCGCCGCGAAGAAGTTCGGCGGCACGCTGGCCGGGACGATCACCCTGACCGCCGGGCTCGGCGGCATGGGCGGCGCCCAGCCGCTCGCCGTCACCATGAACGACGGCGTCGCCATCTGTATCGACGTCGACCCGCGCGCCATCGACCGCCGCATCGAACACCGCTACCTGGACGTGAGGGCCGACAGCCTGGAGCACGCCCTCCAGCTCGCCGTCGAGGCCCGCGACGCCCGCCGCCCCCTCTCCATCGGCCTCCTCGGCAACGCGGCGGAGCTGCTGCCCCGGATGCTCGCCGAGGGCGCGCCCGTCGACATCGTCACCGACCAGACCAGCGCCCACGACCCGCTGGCCTACCTCCCGCTCGGCGTCGACTTCGACGACATGGCCACCCTCGCCGCCGAGAAGCCCGCCGACTTCACCCAGCGCGCCCGCGAGTCCATGGCCCGCCACGTCGAGGCCATGGTCGGCTTCATGGACGCCGGGGCCGAGGTCTTCGACTACGGCAACTCCATCCGCGGCGAGGCCCGGCTCGCCGGGTACGACCGGGCCTTCGACTTCCCCGGCTTCGTCCCCGCCTACATCCGCCCCCTTTTCTGCGAGGGCAAGGGCCCCTTCCGCTGGGCCGCCCTCTCCGGCGAGGCGTCCGACATCCACAAGACGGACAAGGCGATCCTGGACCTCTTCCCGGAGAACGAGTCCCTGCACCGCTGGATCACGATGGCCGGGGAGCGCGTCCACTTCCAGGGCCTGCCCGCCCGCATCTGCTGGCTCGGCTACGGCGAGCGCGACAAGGCGGGCGAGCGCTTCAACGACATGGTCGCGAGCGGCGAACTGGCCGCCCCGCTGGCCATCGGCCGCGACCACCTGGACTGCGGCTCGGTCGCCTCCCCGTACCGCGAGACCGAGGCCATGCTCGACGGCTCCGACGCCATCGCCGACTGGCCGCTCCTCAACGCCATGGTCAACGTCGCCTCCGGTGCCTCCTGGGTCTCCCTCCACCACGGCGGCGGCGTCGGCATGGGCCGCTCCATCCACGCGGGCCAGGTCACCGTCGCGGACGGCACGAAGCTCGCGGGCGAGAAGATCCGCCGCGTCCTGACGAACGACCCCGGCATGGGCGTCATCCGCCATGTCGACGCGGGCTACGACATCGCGGAGTCCGTCGCCGCCGACAAGGGCGTACGCGTACCGATGACGGAGGGCAACTGA
- a CDS encoding MurR/RpiR family transcriptional regulator produces the protein MSGSSPAARLQRLFEGHRLTPTQRRIAHCMVRRAADAPFLSSVELAELAGVSQPSVTRFAVALGFDGYPALRRHLREVAPADAEQEDTGETYNEYQQAVRAEIENLQHLCDLLADPAPVERAGRLLAGSRPLPVLGLRAASSQARGFGYFAAKVHPDVRVLDEGGSMLLDRIDSARRAGATALMCFALPRHPKECVEALAYAGAQGLTVVTVADSAFAPVAKHSDLLLPAAIGSGLSFDTVCAPMLLGRVLLEAMCDGLPDAQARLEEFDVRAAARGLFVE, from the coding sequence CAGCCCCGCCGCACGGTTGCAGCGGCTCTTCGAGGGGCACCGGCTCACGCCCACCCAGCGGCGCATCGCGCACTGCATGGTCCGCCGGGCGGCCGACGCGCCGTTCCTCTCCAGCGTCGAGCTGGCCGAGCTCGCCGGGGTCAGCCAGCCCTCCGTCACCCGCTTCGCCGTCGCGCTCGGCTTCGACGGCTACCCGGCGCTCCGCCGCCATCTGCGCGAGGTCGCGCCCGCCGACGCGGAGCAGGAGGACACGGGGGAGACGTACAACGAGTACCAGCAGGCCGTCCGCGCCGAGATCGAGAACCTCCAGCACCTCTGCGACCTGCTCGCCGACCCCGCCCCCGTGGAACGGGCGGGCCGCCTGCTCGCCGGGTCCCGCCCGCTGCCCGTGCTCGGCCTGCGCGCGGCCTCCTCGCAGGCGCGCGGGTTCGGCTACTTCGCCGCCAAGGTGCACCCCGACGTCCGGGTGCTCGACGAGGGCGGCTCCATGCTCTTGGACCGCATCGACTCCGCCCGCCGGGCCGGGGCCACCGCCCTGATGTGCTTCGCGCTGCCCCGCCACCCCAAGGAGTGCGTGGAGGCGCTGGCGTACGCCGGAGCGCAGGGGCTCACCGTCGTCACGGTCGCGGACTCCGCCTTCGCCCCGGTCGCCAAACACAGCGACCTCCTCCTCCCGGCGGCCATCGGCTCCGGGCTCTCCTTCGACACGGTCTGCGCGCCGATGCTGCTGGGCCGGGTGCTGCTGGAGGCGATGTGCGACGGACTCCCCGACGCCCAGGCGCGGCTGGAGGAGTTCGACGTACGGGCGGCGGCACGGGGGCTGTTCGTGGAGTGA
- a CDS encoding metal ABC transporter substrate-binding protein, with amino-acid sequence MDRGTVGSANRGRLQVEARTEGRSEVVTPVGELDHHTADLLRGPLESAVEQGRSRLVVDCSRLDFCDSTGLNVLLGARLKAEAVGGGVHLAGMLPVVARVFEITGAEAVFTVHATLEEALET; translated from the coding sequence ATGGACCGCGGGACGGTCGGCAGTGCGAACCGGGGTCGGCTTCAGGTCGAGGCCCGGACCGAGGGGCGCAGCGAGGTCGTGACTCCGGTGGGTGAGCTCGATCACCACACCGCCGATCTGCTGCGGGGGCCTCTGGAGAGCGCGGTCGAGCAAGGGCGGTCACGCCTGGTGGTCGACTGCTCACGGCTCGACTTCTGCGACTCCACCGGGCTGAACGTGCTGCTCGGCGCCCGTCTCAAGGCGGAGGCGGTCGGCGGAGGAGTGCATCTGGCCGGAATGCTGCCGGTCGTGGCACGGGTGTTCGAGATCACCGGTGCGGAGGCGGTCTTCACCGTCCACGCCACGCTCGAAGAAGCCCTGGAGACCTAG
- a CDS encoding imidazolonepropionase has translation MTTTAVTHIASLVTNDPSLGNGTPLGLIQDAAVVIEGDRIVWTGESSKAPATDNVLDAAGRAMIPGFVDSHSHLVFAGDRTQEFNARMSGQPYTAGGIRTTVAATRQATDEQLSANVARYLAEALRQGTTTFETKSGYGLTVEDEARALRIASRHTDEVTYLGAHIVSPDYADDPAGYVDLVTGPMLDACAPHARWIDVFCERGAFDGDQARAILTAGRAKGLHPRIHANQLTYGPGVQLAVELDAASADHCTHLTDADVDALGQGNTVATLLPGAEFSTRAAWPDARRLLDAGATVALSTDCNPGSSFTSSLPFCIALAVRDMGMTPDEALWSATAGGAAALRRTDIGRITPGARADLVLLDAPSHVHLAYRPGVPLVSAVWRGGERVE, from the coding sequence ATGACGACCACCGCCGTCACCCACATCGCCAGCCTGGTCACCAATGACCCCTCCCTCGGCAACGGGACCCCCCTGGGCCTGATCCAGGACGCGGCCGTCGTCATCGAGGGCGACCGCATCGTCTGGACCGGTGAATCAAGCAAAGCACCCGCCACTGACAACGTCCTCGACGCGGCCGGCCGGGCCATGATCCCGGGCTTCGTCGACTCCCACTCGCACCTCGTCTTCGCGGGCGACCGCACCCAGGAGTTCAACGCCCGGATGTCCGGGCAGCCCTACACCGCGGGCGGCATCCGCACCACCGTCGCCGCCACCCGCCAGGCCACCGACGAGCAGCTCTCCGCCAACGTCGCCCGCTACCTCGCCGAGGCCCTCCGCCAGGGCACCACCACCTTCGAGACCAAGTCCGGTTACGGCCTCACCGTCGAGGACGAGGCCCGCGCCCTGCGCATCGCCTCCCGCCACACCGACGAGGTCACCTACCTCGGCGCCCACATCGTCTCCCCCGACTACGCCGACGACCCGGCCGGATACGTCGACCTGGTCACCGGCCCGATGCTGGACGCCTGCGCCCCGCACGCCCGCTGGATCGACGTCTTCTGCGAGCGCGGCGCCTTCGACGGCGACCAGGCCCGCGCCATCCTCACGGCGGGCCGTGCCAAGGGCCTCCACCCGCGCATCCACGCCAACCAGCTGACGTACGGGCCCGGTGTCCAGCTCGCCGTGGAGCTCGACGCCGCCTCCGCCGACCACTGCACCCACCTCACCGACGCGGACGTGGACGCGCTCGGCCAGGGCAACACGGTCGCCACGCTGCTCCCCGGCGCCGAGTTCTCCACCCGCGCGGCCTGGCCCGACGCCCGCCGCCTGCTCGACGCGGGGGCCACCGTCGCGCTCTCCACGGACTGCAACCCCGGCTCGTCGTTCACCTCGTCCCTGCCGTTCTGCATCGCCCTGGCCGTACGCGACATGGGGATGACCCCCGACGAGGCCCTCTGGTCCGCCACCGCGGGCGGCGCGGCGGCCCTGCGCCGTACCGACATCGGCCGCATCACCCCCGGCGCCCGCGCCGACCTGGTCCTCCTGGACGCCCCGAGCCACGTCCACCTCGCCTACCGCCCGGGCGTCCCGCTGGTCAGCGCGGTGTGGCGGGGCGGGGAGCGGGTGGAGTAG
- a CDS encoding allantoate amidohydrolase, whose amino-acid sequence MWRELAPVGRHPDSGGYRRYAWSAADLDCRAWFRAQAEARGLTYETDRNGNQWAWLGDPLAGDAVVTGSHLDSVPDGGAFDGPLGVVSSFAALDELRSRGVAFTRPLAITNFGDEEGARFGLACVGSRLAAGQLTVADAHRLRDADGIALPTAMESAGYDPEAIGPDPERLARIGAFVELHVEQGRALDLTGDPVGIASAIWPHGRWRFDFRGEANHAGTTRLADRRDPMLTYAETVLAARREAELTGALATFGKIAVEPNGVNAIPSLVRGWLDSRAADQATLDAVVTGIERAAREYAERAGIDLDVVRESFTPVVEFEHALRDELAKILEGSGDTGRPVPVLGTGAGHDAGILSASVPTAMLFVRNPTGISHSPAEHAAEDDCTAGVRALADVLEGLACS is encoded by the coding sequence ATGTGGCGCGAGCTGGCCCCCGTGGGACGTCACCCCGACAGCGGTGGCTACCGGCGTTACGCCTGGTCGGCGGCGGACCTCGACTGCCGGGCCTGGTTCCGGGCGCAGGCCGAAGCGCGCGGGCTCACCTACGAGACCGACCGCAACGGCAACCAGTGGGCCTGGCTCGGCGACCCCCTGGCCGGGGACGCCGTCGTCACCGGCTCGCACCTGGACTCCGTCCCCGACGGCGGTGCCTTCGACGGGCCGCTGGGCGTGGTCTCCTCCTTTGCCGCGCTCGACGAACTCCGCTCCCGGGGCGTGGCGTTCACCCGGCCCCTCGCCATCACCAACTTCGGCGACGAGGAGGGCGCCCGCTTCGGTCTCGCCTGCGTCGGGTCCCGGCTCGCCGCCGGACAGCTCACCGTCGCCGACGCCCACCGCCTCCGGGACGCCGACGGGATCGCCCTGCCCACCGCCATGGAGAGCGCCGGATACGACCCCGAGGCCATCGGCCCCGACCCCGAACGGCTCGCCCGGATCGGCGCGTTCGTCGAACTCCACGTCGAGCAGGGCCGCGCCCTCGACCTGACCGGCGACCCCGTCGGCATCGCCTCCGCCATCTGGCCGCACGGCCGCTGGCGGTTCGACTTCCGGGGCGAGGCCAACCACGCGGGCACCACCCGCCTGGCCGACCGCCGCGACCCGATGCTCACGTACGCCGAGACCGTGCTCGCCGCCCGCCGCGAGGCCGAACTCACCGGCGCCCTCGCCACCTTCGGCAAGATCGCGGTCGAGCCCAACGGGGTCAACGCCATCCCCTCCCTCGTCCGTGGCTGGCTCGACTCCCGCGCCGCCGACCAGGCCACCCTGGACGCCGTCGTCACCGGGATCGAGCGCGCCGCCCGGGAGTACGCCGAGCGGGCCGGGATCGACCTCGACGTCGTACGCGAGTCGTTCACGCCCGTGGTCGAGTTCGAGCACGCCCTGCGCGACGAGCTCGCCAAGATCCTGGAGGGGAGCGGCGACACGGGGCGCCCCGTCCCCGTCCTCGGCACCGGCGCGGGCCACGACGCGGGTATTTTGTCCGCCTCGGTGCCCACCGCCATGCTCTTCGTACGGAACCCCACCGGCATTTCGCACTCCCCGGCCGAGCACGCCGCCGAGGACGACTGCACGGCCGGGGTGCGGGCACTCGCCGACGTACTGGAAGGTCTCGCGTGCAGCTGA
- a CDS encoding formimidoylglutamate deiminase: MDHAWLSTHVEPDVTVEVADGRIAGIRTGVRTPPPGATVLRGLTLPGLANTHSHAFHRALRATVQVGSGTFWTWRELMYQVASRLTPDSYFDLARATYAEMALAGITSVGEFHYLHHAPGGTPYANPNAMGEALIAAAAEAGIRITLLDTAYLAAGFNEPPNRHQLRFSDTTADAWAERASLLKGDDHTLIGAAIHSVRAVPADQLATVARWAEERNAPLHVHLSEQLAENDACLAAHGRTPTRLLADHGVLGPRTTGVHNTHLTEEDIALLGSSTTGTCMCPTTERDLADGIGPAVALQKAGSPLSLGSDSHAVIDLFEEARAMELNERLRTHIRGHWTAAALLRAASADGHAALGRPDAGVLEPGAPADLTTVALDSVRTAGPVPRLAAETAVFAASAADVRHTVVAGRHIVRDGRHALIEDVPGALAAAVAALHH; this comes from the coding sequence ATGGACCACGCCTGGCTCTCCACCCACGTCGAGCCCGACGTCACCGTGGAGGTCGCGGACGGCCGCATCGCCGGGATCAGGACCGGGGTCCGGACACCCCCGCCCGGCGCCACCGTGCTGCGCGGCCTGACCCTCCCCGGCCTCGCCAACACCCACTCCCACGCCTTCCACCGGGCCCTGCGCGCCACGGTCCAGGTGGGCTCCGGCACCTTCTGGACCTGGCGCGAGCTGATGTACCAGGTGGCCTCCCGGCTCACCCCGGACAGCTACTTCGACCTGGCCCGCGCCACGTACGCCGAAATGGCCCTGGCAGGCATCACCTCCGTCGGCGAGTTCCACTATCTGCACCACGCGCCCGGCGGCACGCCCTACGCCAACCCCAACGCCATGGGCGAGGCGCTGATCGCGGCGGCGGCCGAGGCCGGCATCCGGATCACCCTGCTGGACACCGCCTACCTCGCCGCCGGATTCAACGAGCCGCCCAACCGGCACCAGCTGCGCTTCTCCGACACCACCGCCGATGCCTGGGCCGAGCGCGCCTCCCTCCTCAAGGGCGACGACCACACCCTGATCGGCGCCGCCATCCACTCCGTACGGGCGGTTCCGGCGGACCAGCTGGCCACCGTCGCACGGTGGGCCGAGGAGCGGAACGCCCCGCTCCATGTCCACCTCTCCGAACAGCTCGCGGAGAACGACGCCTGCCTCGCCGCCCACGGCCGCACCCCCACCCGGCTCCTGGCCGACCACGGGGTGCTGGGCCCGCGCACCACCGGCGTCCACAACACGCATCTGACGGAGGAGGACATCGCGCTGCTCGGCTCCTCCACCACCGGCACCTGCATGTGCCCCACCACCGAACGCGACCTCGCCGACGGCATCGGCCCCGCCGTGGCCCTCCAGAAGGCGGGCTCCCCGCTCTCCCTGGGCAGCGACAGCCACGCCGTCATCGACCTCTTCGAAGAGGCGCGCGCGATGGAGCTCAACGAGCGCCTGCGCACCCACATCCGGGGCCACTGGACGGCCGCCGCCCTGCTCCGGGCCGCCTCCGCCGACGGGCACGCCGCACTCGGCCGCCCCGACGCGGGCGTCCTGGAACCGGGCGCCCCCGCCGACCTGACGACGGTCGCCCTGGACTCCGTCAGAACAGCGGGACCGGTGCCCCGGCTGGCAGCGGAGACCGCCGTATTCGCCGCCTCCGCCGCTGATGTGCGGCACACGGTCGTAGCGGGCCGTCATATCGTCCGCGACGGCCGCCACGCGCTGATCGAGGACGTGCCCGGAGCGCTCGCGGCGGCCGTGGCCGCCCTGCACCACTGA
- a CDS encoding B/F/G family RNA polymerase sigma-70 factor: MSPRLDEARTRNAPSACPQGPTNSDSPAASAVPGPRAGTTSTTPGSSGEGLEGLEGLEGLPEIPPYAEVGALDARALSKTLFERLESLEEGTHEYAYVRNTLVELNLALVKFAASRFRSRSEPMEDIVQVGTIGLIKAIDRFELSRGVEFPTFAMPTIVGEIKRFFRDTSWSVRVPRRLQELRLELAKAGDELSQKLDRAPTVAELSERLGITPDEVVEGMSASNAYTASSLDAKPEEDDGEGALADRIGYEDHGLEGIEYVESLKPLIAALPSRDRMILSLRFVSNMTQSEIGEELGISQMHVSRLLSRTLVKLRKGLTLEE, translated from the coding sequence ATGTCACCCCGGCTCGACGAAGCGCGTACCCGCAACGCGCCGTCGGCATGTCCTCAGGGACCGACCAATTCCGACTCCCCCGCCGCGAGCGCCGTTCCGGGCCCGCGCGCCGGCACCACCAGCACCACCCCCGGATCTTCCGGCGAGGGCCTTGAAGGACTTGAGGGGCTCGAAGGACTCCCCGAGATCCCGCCCTACGCCGAAGTGGGGGCCCTGGACGCCAGGGCCCTGTCGAAGACGCTCTTCGAGCGCCTCGAATCCCTCGAAGAGGGCACCCACGAGTACGCGTACGTCCGCAACACCCTCGTCGAGCTCAACCTCGCGCTCGTCAAGTTCGCCGCCTCCCGGTTCCGCTCGCGCAGCGAGCCGATGGAGGACATCGTCCAGGTCGGCACCATCGGCCTGATCAAGGCGATCGACCGGTTCGAGCTGAGCCGCGGTGTCGAGTTCCCGACGTTCGCGATGCCGACCATCGTCGGCGAGATCAAGAGGTTCTTCCGCGACACCAGCTGGTCCGTGCGCGTCCCGCGCCGGCTCCAGGAGCTCCGGCTCGAACTGGCGAAGGCGGGGGACGAACTCTCCCAGAAGCTGGACCGCGCGCCCACGGTGGCGGAGCTGTCCGAGCGTCTCGGCATCACCCCGGACGAGGTCGTCGAGGGCATGTCCGCGAGCAACGCGTACACCGCGAGCTCGCTGGACGCCAAGCCCGAGGAGGACGACGGCGAGGGCGCCCTCGCGGACCGCATCGGCTACGAGGACCACGGACTCGAAGGCATCGAGTACGTCGAGTCCCTGAAGCCGCTGATCGCCGCGCTGCCCTCGCGGGACCGCATGATCCTCTCGCTCCGCTTCGTCAGCAACATGACGCAGTCGGAGATCGGGGAGGAGCTGGGCATCTCGCAGATGCACGTGTCCCGGCTGCTCTCACGGACGCTGGTCAAGCTCCGCAAGGGGCTGACCCTGGAGGAGTAG
- a CDS encoding amino acid permease, with product MSTPDTPATDRPGTPDGSPPLKRALGPKLLILFVVGDILGTGIYATTGDVAGKVGGALWLPFAIGFAVALLTAASYVELVGKYPKAAGAALYTQKAFQVPFLTFVVAFMVMCSGLSSASAAARAFSGDYLGEFTDAVPPTLIAILFILALAAINLRGVSESVKANVVLTLVEVSGLAVILAIGAYAVLSGDGEPSRLTQIETGGTGYALLTGVLGATALGFFAFVGFEDSVNMAEETKDPARNFPRAIFIGVAVTGTIYILVALVSSLLVDSRTLADSSGPLLEVVKAGGVDFPPKLFALIALFAVTNSALINLMMASRLCYGMANERILPPAMGKVLAGRRTPWVGIVFVSVLAIGLVSTGEIEGLGDTTSFLLLCVFGVVNIAVLVLRRDRVEHRHFRTPTALPVLGALTSLLLASPLADRGPDVYVRAGILLLIGIGLWALNKAVMTAREKSGASAGRRDGRN from the coding sequence ATGAGCACTCCTGACACTCCCGCGACCGACCGGCCGGGGACCCCCGACGGATCACCGCCGCTCAAGCGGGCGCTGGGCCCCAAGCTGCTGATCCTCTTCGTCGTCGGGGACATCCTCGGCACCGGGATCTACGCCACCACCGGGGATGTGGCGGGCAAGGTGGGCGGCGCGCTCTGGCTGCCGTTCGCGATCGGGTTCGCCGTGGCGCTGCTGACGGCGGCCTCGTACGTCGAACTCGTCGGCAAGTACCCCAAGGCGGCCGGGGCCGCGCTCTACACCCAGAAGGCGTTCCAGGTCCCCTTCCTCACCTTCGTCGTCGCCTTCATGGTCATGTGCTCGGGCCTCTCCTCCGCGAGCGCGGCCGCACGGGCCTTCAGCGGCGACTACCTGGGCGAGTTCACCGACGCCGTGCCGCCGACCCTGATCGCGATCCTGTTCATCCTCGCCCTGGCCGCGATCAACCTGCGCGGGGTCTCCGAGTCGGTGAAGGCGAACGTCGTCCTGACCCTGGTGGAGGTCAGCGGCCTCGCGGTGATCCTGGCGATCGGCGCGTACGCCGTACTGAGCGGCGACGGGGAGCCCTCCCGGCTGACCCAGATCGAGACCGGCGGCACCGGATACGCCCTGCTCACCGGCGTACTCGGCGCCACCGCGCTCGGCTTCTTCGCCTTCGTGGGCTTCGAGGACTCGGTCAACATGGCCGAGGAGACCAAGGACCCCGCCCGTAACTTCCCCCGGGCCATCTTCATCGGCGTGGCCGTCACCGGCACGATCTACATCCTGGTGGCGCTGGTCTCCTCGCTGCTGGTCGACTCGCGCACCCTGGCGGACTCCAGCGGCCCGCTGCTGGAAGTGGTGAAAGCGGGCGGCGTCGATTTTCCGCCGAAACTCTTCGCCCTGATCGCCCTCTTCGCGGTCACCAACTCGGCGCTGATCAACCTGATGATGGCCTCGCGGCTCTGCTACGGGATGGCCAACGAACGCATCCTGCCGCCCGCGATGGGCAAGGTCCTGGCGGGCCGGCGCACCCCCTGGGTCGGCATCGTCTTCGTCTCCGTCCTGGCGATCGGCCTGGTCTCCACGGGCGAGATCGAGGGGCTCGGCGACACCACCTCCTTCCTGCTGCTCTGCGTCTTCGGCGTGGTCAACATCGCCGTGCTGGTCCTGCGCAGGGACCGGGTGGAGCACCGCCACTTCCGTACGCCGACGGCCCTGCCGGTCCTCGGCGCGCTCACCTCCCTCCTCCTGGCGAGCCCGCTCGCGGACCGGGGCCCCGACGTGTACGTACGCGCCGGAATCCTGCTGCTGATCGGCATCGGCCTGTGGGCGCTGAACAAGGCGGTGATGACGGCCCGCGAGAAGTCCGGCGCCTCGGCGGGGCGGCGGGACGGGCGGAACTGA
- a CDS encoding ATP-binding protein, whose protein sequence is MSTTRQHPPGDLGREPEGAGADSPVPAERQWRTLSLGQASGIVPMARDFARQALHDWGWLPASSADRRAAAEDVLLVVSELVTNACLHAEGPEELRIGCTPKALRVEVVDRGTGQPAPRTPHRAGRPGGHGMFIVQRLCLDWGVQRTPDRPGKTVWAELAAPA, encoded by the coding sequence ATGAGCACCACCCGGCAGCATCCGCCGGGCGACCTCGGCCGCGAGCCGGAAGGAGCGGGCGCGGACTCGCCCGTTCCGGCCGAGCGGCAGTGGCGCACGCTCTCACTCGGGCAGGCCAGCGGCATCGTCCCGATGGCCCGTGACTTCGCCCGGCAGGCCCTGCACGACTGGGGCTGGCTCCCGGCGTCCAGCGCGGACCGCCGGGCCGCGGCCGAGGACGTCCTGCTGGTCGTCTCCGAGCTCGTGACCAACGCCTGTCTGCACGCGGAGGGCCCCGAGGAGCTGCGGATCGGCTGCACGCCCAAGGCGCTGCGCGTCGAGGTCGTCGACCGGGGGACCGGCCAGCCCGCCCCCCGTACACCGCACCGCGCCGGCCGCCCCGGCGGGCACGGCATGTTCATCGTGCAGCGCCTCTGCCTGGACTGGGGCGTGCAGCGTACGCCCGACAGGCCGGGCAAGACCGTCTGGGCGGAGCTCGCCGCCCCCGCCTAG